The Leptospiraceae bacterium DNA segment AAAATTTTATTTTTAAACTCAGAATAAATCCCAATACGAGTAGTTGACTTACTAAATATTTCTTTACCTCTATTTTCAAGGCAATAAGTTAAATCAACGATCTCATCTCTGACACACTTTTCTCCAATAAGTTGCCGACCAGCACTGCATATTTTCTTTTCATAATCTTTACAGCAGTTAAAAATTAAAAATACCAATGAAAAAATCATAACCATCTTCTTCATAACATTTCTCCTAACGAATAACCCTAATTACTCGCATTAAATTAAATTTTATACAACAACACACTTCCGCATAATAAACATTTTTCGCTTAAAAAAATAAATCCAAACCCTACGGACCTGATACACAACGCACATAATAGGCATTAGTCTTAAAGAAGAGGTCAAGTATGCCAAGGTTGAAATTGACGGACCACGCATTGTTATTACTCGGTGCATACGTTGTAGAACTCCAATAATAGCTGGCAATAGTTGCAGGAAAGGCAGTGGAATCAATTGCGGGAGAAGTTGCTTTTGTATATTCTGCAATAGTCTTAAGTTCATTGACGTTTGGCAGTCTCCATGTCCTACTTGCCAAAGACAAACTGTTACAATAGCTGACTGCACTTGCCCAGGTTGCAGTAGTCTCACTCCCGGTGCTACAGTTTGTCCCCGATAGTCCCTGACTGCATTTCTGCCAAGCAAGGTTTGTTGCTAGGTCTTTGACTGTACCATCACTGTTATCCGTAAAAGGTGCCGCCTCTACTTGCGTTGCAAGCAGGATGAATAATGAAAAATTAAGAATTAAAATTTTAGGAAACATTTTAGTTTCTCCTTTTATTTTTTTTTAATATTGATAAATTTTTATATCTAGCCATCTATACTACCGACAAACCAAATTCCTAAATAATCCAGCTACGGTCCTGTCAATTCCTAAAATAAGTAGACCATTTTTTATAGTAAGCTTCATCTGGAGTTAGGTAATCAATTGTTTGGTGGAGTCTTGATTCATTGTATATTTTGATACTTTGTTTAATTGACTTGCGAGCCAATTCCTTAGAAGGAAATTTATCTAATAGAAATTCATCCTTCAAAATTCCATTCACCCTTTCAGCAACGGCGTTCTCATAACAGTGATTATCCTCTGTCATGCTTATACGAATATTTTGCGATTTAAGAATATTCACGTAATCATAGCAGCAATACTGCGAACCACGATCGGAATGATGATACACTATTTCAGGATGCGTTTTAGGTAGCATTTTGAGTGCAATCTCAAGTGCCTTAATTGACTCTTCTACGATCAGGCTTTCTCCAATGTTGTAACCGAGTATTTTCTTTGTATTCCTTTCTGTAAGTAACGACAAATATAGATTACCCTCAAGTGTAGGTATATATGTAATATACGAAACTATAATGAATCCGGAAAATTGGTAGGCAAATCTTTTATTTCATTTCTATAGATTGGAAATTTATGACGGGAATTTGTAGTTTTTATTGATCGCTTTTTCTTTTTGATGGCTAATCCATATTCGTTCATAAGCGAAAAGAGCCAATCCCTGCCTATCTTAAATGAGAGTTTCTTATCCATCTCCTTTTTTAATTTGATAGTTCCTGTTTTGGCTTTTAGTTTGCGTATTTTCAACACTTCTTTGATTACTATTGCTTTTTTCTCTTCTTCTTTTATTAGCCTCTTTTTGCCTTTATAATAATTTGCTCTACTATGTCCTAGATAGTGACTACAGCGTCTAAATGATATTAGCCGCTTAGTCCTTGCTCGCTCTAAAGTTTTACTGAAAAGTTTTTTTTTACGTCCGTATTGTAATGCTCATCCACAACTTCTATCAAAGTCTCATATACTTGATTTTTCATTACTGAATCTGCTAATGCTATCTTCAACTTCTTGATCTCTTCTTTCAACTTTTTTCGTTCTTCTACTTCATTCGGCATCTGTATCACCACCTTTCTTGCTAAATCACTTTTCGTTCCCCATTTCTTCAACCACTTTCTCACAGTCGATGAGCCTGAAATGTCGTAAAACTTTCTAGCTCCTTCCATCGTAAACTTTCCTTGCCTGATTTCTTCTACCACTTTTTTCTGAAAGGCTTCGCTATATCGAATATATGTCGGACTTACTTTTTTTTCCATTTCGTCTCTCCTATATATTGTCAACTATTTCAGGACAAGACAAGGAGCAGTTCCTGTCACTGGACAGTTGGAAGAAGTGCTTGTCCATGTTCCTGTCCATCCGGCTGGAATTCCACTAGAAAGATCATAATTTGCAACCGGAGTATAATTTACCGTAGCCGCACTCCCATTACCACTACTACTTCCACCAGCCGCACCACCCAATCCAAGTAAAACCAGAAGATTCATTAACCCTGACGAACCATCCCCCGACTTAGAATTCAAGGAAGAAAGTAAAACTCCCGTACACCCCTGCACAAAAACCAGACTAACACCGATTATCCATAACTTTATTTTCATAACTATCTCCTTTTCTCTGCTGCTTTAATTTCTTTGTCCAAGACTTGGATTTCTGACATCACCTCTGCGAAATCAGATTCTCCTGCGAATGCACAGGCGATGGTGATGGTTGCTTTGAATGTTTTGCAGGCAAGTTCTACGTTGCTGGATAAGTCTTGGAAGGCGGAAGTGTTTACTCCCGTGATCGCGCCAAAAACTTGTGCGCCTTGTCTACTCATCTTTGCACTTTGGATACAGTCTTGTAGACCTGATTTTGCATTTTTACATTCCGAGGCATTCTTCTTTCCAGTGCGTCGCATTTCTGCAAGCTCTTGCTCTCTTTCTTCTTTTTCTAACCTTAGCTTTTCGATTCTCGCAAGCCTATCTGCTTCCGCCTGACGTTTTTCTTCCTCGGCATGCCACTTCTCGTCCCTCTTCCTTGCTCCAGGAAGCGAAGAGGCTTGCCAGGATTCGAGGGATTTTATTTTTCTATCTGTCTCGGAGATAACTAGTAGTATCTGCTTTTTATTCTTTGGGTCAGCTTCTAGCTCTGCCTGTTCTTCTAAAAACCGCTTCCTTTTGAAATATGCTTCCGTCAAAGTTTTAAACCTGCAATCAATATAATCCGCTTCATAACCCTCATACGAACTGCATGTAAACGGTTTCACAAGAATTGGCGCTTCTAGGTATTCCGTTCTTTTTGCTATCGTTATACAGTTTGTGAGGGTAATTAGGAGTAGGCTTAGAACTGTCACCTCGAACATGCGAAGGCGCAGGTTGGCGAAAGCCGAAGGGCGAAGTGCAGCGAGAGGTCTATTTAGCTTAATACAATCGTAGTATTGCCAAATAGACCTCTCACGGTGGGGCTGTTCGAGGTGACAAGGGTAGGGTTTTATTTTCCGAAGCCTGTCTTTGTCATTCTCGAGTTCTTTTCTCGGGAATCTCAAGAAGTTAAGATTGCCACTTTTGTCACCCCTTAAATTTTCTGTAGAGGGACTCAAGAACTTGAGATTCCCGACTGAAAATTTCGGGAATGACAACTTAAATAATAGTTTAATCATTGTTAGCTCCTATTTTTTTCCTAATGCTGTTAGGATAATTTCTTCTGTGGATTGTTCTAGTGCTTCGCTGAATTCGGCGGGGCTTAGGTTGGATAACAAAAAGGTTCGAGTAGATTTGCCCTTAGTCACTGGAGGTGATTTGTATTTGACGGTACCGGTTTTAACATCCGTTACGCTAAATTCCAAAGTATGCTCTACTTTCCAATACCCAGCGAGGTCAATCCACCATAGGTCTAGAATTAGAGGCAAATAAAGAATATTCCCAATTCCCAAATCAGGAACTCGTGTGGGATAATCCAGCTTAACCTTTGCATTGATTTCTATACGGGAATCAACTCCGATAGATTCTAAAATCTTGGCTCGTTCTTTTTCTGTCTCCTCTTCACCCACAAAAGAAATTCTATCCGAGGCAACGTAAGCAATTTTCGAATTTCCATATTGCGTAAACGCGGACGTGATACTTTTAGAATAAGCGGTTTCTAATCGAAGAGTATCATTATTTCTTATGAAAGGTGGATTGGAAATTGAATTTTCTATTCCCGCCCTCACCATTTCCACTTCTATCCTCTGCGGAAAATAGAGAGTAAACTTTCGGATCGTTTTTAGATAGAGGATTTCTGTCTCCGTTGGAGGTGTCGTAACTGCTACCGTACTACAAGAATACAAAAGGAAAATCAAAATTCCTACATAAGAAACACTTCTCCTAGTTTGTAAATATCTGATCTGGTTCATTTATTCCTCCCGAAATACAATAACCATACCCATATACCACAGAAAAACTCTGTCAAGCATTCAGGAACTAACGGTCGAAATCGGGAACGAACGGTAAAAGGAAAAGATTTTTCAAGTGCACAGAATTTTATTCTTGTCAATATGTCCCGGATATGGGACATTAATATAAATGAAGAAGGTCGAATTTCATCCGAAAGCTTTGATTGTATTGCGTGAATTTCCCGAAAACGTACGACGCGAATTAGGTCAGGCAATCTTTGAACTGCAGAAAGGTAATTTACTGTCAATGCCT contains these protein-coding regions:
- a CDS encoding transposase; the protein is MSLLTERNTKKILGYNIGESLIVEESIKALEIALKMLPKTHPEIVYHHSDRGSQYCCYDYVNILKSQNIRISMTEDNHCYENAVAERVNGILKDEFLLDKFPSKELARKSIKQSIKIYNESRLHQTIDYLTPDEAYYKKWSTYFRN
- a CDS encoding transposase — translated: MEKKVSPTYIRYSEAFQKKVVEEIRQGKFTMEGARKFYDISGSSTVRKWLKKWGTKSDLARKVVIQMPNEVEERKKLKEEIKKLKIALADSVMKNQVYETLIEVVDEHYNTDVKKNFSVKL
- a CDS encoding DUF1566 domain-containing protein, which gives rise to MFPKILILNFSLFILLATQVEAAPFTDNSDGTVKDLATNLAWQKCSQGLSGTNCSTGSETTATWASAVSYCNSLSLASRTWRLPNVNELKTIAEYTKATSPAIDSTAFPATIASYYWSSTTYAPSNNNAWSVNFNLGILDLFFKTNAYYVRCVSGP